In Tenrec ecaudatus isolate mTenEca1 chromosome 4, mTenEca1.hap1, whole genome shotgun sequence, a single window of DNA contains:
- the LOC142446731 gene encoding olfactory receptor 2D2-like, with protein sequence MRLTNQTLVREFFLQGLSDDPYIQKLLFVLFLFVYLVTVLGNLLLMSLVRLDSHLHMPMYFFLCNLSLVDLCFSTNIVPQALVHLLSRKKTISFLRCAAQLLLFLIFGGTQCALLAVMSYDRYVAICNPLHYSSIMTWRVCVQLATGSWSSGLLVSIVDTTFTLRLPYRGSNSVAHFFCEAPALLLLASADTHMSEMAIFLVGVVILLIPVSLILVSYGNIIVTVIRMKSTAGRLKAFSTCGSHLMVVILFYGSAIITYMTPKSSKEQEKLVSVFYAVVTPMLNPLIYSLRNKDVKGALRKAASRNVLCKLGFYH encoded by the coding sequence TCCAGGGACTCTCTGATGACCCCTACATCCAGAAACTGCTCTTTGTCTTATTCCTGTTTGTCTACCTGGTCACTGTGCTAGGAAATCTGCTTCTCATGTCCCTTGTCCGGCTCGACTCCCATCTTCACATGCCCATGTACTTTTTTCTCTGCAACTTGTCTCTGGTAGACCTCTGTTTCTCCACCAACATCGTCCCTCAGGCCCTTGTTCACCTGCTGTCCAGGAAGAAGACTATCTCATTCCTACGCTGTGCAGCTCAGCTTTTACTCTTCCTCATTTTTGGTGGGACACAATGTGCCCTTCTGGCAGTGATGTCCTATGACCGATACGTGGCCATCTGCAATCCTTTGCATTACTCCAGCATCAtgacctggagggtgtgtgtcCAGCTAGCCACAGGGTCATGGAGCAGCGGCCTTCTTGTGTCTATTGTGGACACCACCTTCACTCTGCGGTTACCCTACCGAGGCAGCAACTCCGTCGCTCATTTCTTTTGTGAGGCCCCCGCCCTGTTGCTCCTCGCCTCCGCCGACACCCACATGTCCGAGATGGCCATTTTTCTTGTGGGGGTGGTTATTCTCCTCATACCTGTTTCCTTAATTTTGGTTTCCTATGGCAACATTATAGTGACTGTGATTAGGATGAAGTCAACTGCTGGGCGGCTGAAGGCTTTCTCTACCTGTGGCTCCCACCTCATGGTTGTCATCCTATTTTATGGGTCAGCCATTATCACCTACATGACCCCAAAGTCTTCCAAAGAGCAGGAAAAACTAGTGTCTGTGTTCTATGCAGTGGTAACTCCCATGCTTAACCCGCTCATCTACAGCCTGAGGAACAAGGATGTGAAGGGGGCTCTGAGAAAAGCAGCCTCAAGGAATGTCCTGTGCAAACTTGGTTTCTACCACTGA